A DNA window from Chelativorans sp. AA-79 contains the following coding sequences:
- a CDS encoding SRPBCC family protein, with the protein MNTQDFTATGEVIAPGTVRIERLLPGPVERLWEYLTNSEKRRLWLAAGGIELFPGGKVELLFRHRELSHEPTPDRYKHFETSPAMFGEVIECDSPRLITYSWPGDSGKSEVTFELFPEGPNVRLVLTHRRLEGTEMMISVASGWEAHLGILEDRLAGGEPRGFWSTHAGLEKQYAGKFAAQG; encoded by the coding sequence TTGAACACGCAAGACTTCACGGCCACCGGCGAGGTGATCGCCCCGGGAACGGTTCGCATCGAGCGGCTGCTGCCCGGGCCGGTCGAGCGCCTTTGGGAGTACCTCACCAATTCGGAAAAGCGCCGCCTGTGGCTGGCGGCCGGCGGGATAGAGCTTTTTCCCGGCGGCAAGGTGGAGCTGTTGTTTCGCCACCGGGAATTGTCGCACGAGCCGACGCCGGACCGCTACAAGCATTTCGAAACGAGCCCTGCCATGTTCGGCGAGGTCATCGAATGCGATTCGCCGCGCCTCATTACCTATAGCTGGCCCGGCGACAGCGGGAAGAGCGAGGTCACTTTCGAGCTTTTCCCTGAGGGGCCGAATGTACGGCTTGTCCTCACTCATCGCCGTCTGGAGGGCACCGAGATGATGATCAGCGTCGCCAGCGGTTGGGAAGCGCATCTGGGCATTCTCGAAGACCGGCTCGCAGGCGGGGAGCCGCGCGGCTTCTGGTCCACCCATGCCGGGTTGGAAAAGCAATATGCCGGGAAATTCGCAGCGCAAGGCTGA
- a CDS encoding SRPBCC domain-containing protein produces MTHRTFAVKVTRRFDFAPERLFDAWLDPQKLRAWSEMALSASGLPADIRRVEVDARVGGRFIFSDMREEGEAVHWGTYLAIDRPRKLIFTWFTSEEEERENNSTVTLTFEPAGQGCVVTLVHEMDAKWAEYARQTEKGWSTMLDQIDVLLSRASAQP; encoded by the coding sequence ATGACCCACCGGACCTTTGCCGTGAAAGTGACGCGCAGGTTCGACTTCGCGCCCGAGCGCTTATTCGACGCCTGGCTCGATCCGCAGAAGCTGCGGGCATGGTCGGAGATGGCGCTGAGCGCATCAGGGCTGCCGGCCGATATCCGCCGCGTGGAGGTGGATGCCCGCGTGGGCGGGCGCTTCATCTTCTCCGACATGCGCGAGGAGGGCGAGGCCGTGCACTGGGGCACCTATCTGGCGATCGACCGCCCGCGAAAGCTGATCTTCACCTGGTTCACCTCCGAAGAGGAGGAACGGGAGAACAACTCCACTGTGACCCTGACTTTCGAACCTGCCGGCCAGGGCTGCGTGGTGACGCTCGTCCATGAGATGGACGCCAAATGGGCTGAATACGCCAGGCAGACGGAAAAGGGCTGGAGCACGATGCTCGACCAGATCGACGTCCTGCTCAGCCGCGCTTCGGCGCAGCCATGA
- a CDS encoding SRPBCC family protein, with protein MDVRARAEMLVRRPVFDVFEAFIDPEITSKFWFTRGSGRLEAGKTVTWEWGMYGLSFPVNVKALEENRRILIEWPGDEDSLTEVEWVFADRGDGSTFVGIVNSGFAGDDAQRVEQAIGSTEGFTIVLAGLKAYLEQGVRLNLVADRFPDGLGG; from the coding sequence ATGGACGTGCGCGCAAGGGCAGAAATGCTTGTCCGCAGGCCGGTCTTTGACGTTTTCGAAGCCTTCATCGATCCCGAGATCACCTCGAAGTTCTGGTTTACGCGCGGCAGCGGCAGGCTCGAGGCCGGCAAGACCGTGACCTGGGAATGGGGGATGTACGGCTTATCGTTTCCCGTGAATGTGAAGGCGCTCGAAGAAAACAGGCGTATTCTTATCGAGTGGCCGGGCGACGAGGACAGTCTCACCGAAGTGGAGTGGGTTTTCGCGGATCGCGGCGACGGCTCCACCTTCGTCGGCATCGTCAATTCGGGCTTCGCCGGTGACGACGCGCAGCGGGTCGAGCAGGCGATCGGTTCCACAGAAGGCTTCACGATCGTGCTCGCCGGATTGAAGGCCTATCTGGAACAGGGTGTCCGGCTGAATCTTGTGGCCGATCGCTTTCCGGACGGGCTTGGCGGTTAA
- a CDS encoding (2Fe-2S)-binding protein translates to MLVCQCNLITQKEVEAAIVAMLDEDPWQLIVPAKVYHAMARRGRCCGCFPNVVETIIRVTEEYHRNADSGDAEIVTYLDRVRALRDKFGSKFSERRYKGHRAA, encoded by the coding sequence ATGCTCGTCTGCCAATGTAACCTCATCACCCAGAAGGAAGTCGAGGCGGCAATCGTCGCGATGCTCGATGAGGACCCGTGGCAACTCATCGTCCCGGCCAAGGTCTATCACGCGATGGCCAGACGCGGCCGCTGTTGCGGCTGCTTTCCAAATGTGGTGGAAACGATCATTCGGGTAACCGAAGAGTATCACCGCAATGCCGATAGTGGCGATGCGGAGATCGTGACATATTTGGATCGTGTCCGCGCCTTGCGCGATAAATTCGGGAGCAAATTCAGTGAAAGGCGATACAAAGGTCATCGAGCGGCTTAA
- a CDS encoding metalloregulator ArsR/SmtB family transcription factor, translated as MVENNSAALDIVFHALSDSTRRAMLRELAEGERSVGALAAPFSMSFAGASKHVKVLEQAGLVRRRIAGRTHYCRLDAAALAEAEAWLRYYERFWNRSLDTLEALLRAEDEREREEKRK; from the coding sequence ATGGTTGAGAATAATTCCGCTGCCCTCGACATTGTTTTCCATGCGCTCTCCGATTCCACCCGGCGAGCCATGCTGCGCGAGCTCGCGGAAGGCGAGCGGAGCGTCGGTGCGTTGGCGGCGCCCTTTTCCATGTCCTTCGCCGGGGCGTCGAAGCATGTGAAGGTGCTCGAACAGGCCGGGCTCGTGCGCCGGCGCATCGCCGGGCGAACCCATTACTGTCGGCTCGATGCCGCCGCACTCGCCGAGGCTGAAGCCTGGCTGCGCTATTATGAGCGCTTCTGGAACCGGAGCCTCGACACGCTGGAGGCGCTGCTGCGCGCTGAGGACGAGAGAGAACGGGAGGAGAAGAGGAAATGA
- the coaBC gene encoding bifunctional phosphopantothenoylcysteine decarboxylase/phosphopantothenate--cysteine ligase CoaBC — MSLSGKRILLIIGGGIAAYKCLDLIRRLRERGAKVRCVMTQAAQEFITPLSVGALSADHVFTDLFDRQDEQDVGHIRLSRETDLLVVAPATADLMAKLATGLTNDLASTTLLATDKPVLMAPAMNPRMWAHPATQRNFATLKADGVRFVGPGRGEMAESGEAGEGRMAEPLEIVAAIEAMLYGGEKPLAGKKVIVTSGPTHEPIDPVRYIANRSSGKQGHAIAAALAALGADVHLVSGPVTIPDPKGVATLHVESAREMRDAVEALLPADAGIFVAAVADWRPQAEAGEKIKKDRGANPPALKLSENPDILAGVGHHEKRPRLVIGFAAETQNVVENARAKLAKKAADLIVANDVSHDSGVGTSGVMGGDRNRVHIVSRDGAEEWPEASKEEVARKLAEKVTEFFAGKSRP; from the coding sequence TTGAGCCTTTCGGGAAAACGCATCCTCCTCATCATCGGCGGCGGGATCGCAGCCTATAAGTGCCTCGATCTCATTCGGCGTCTGCGCGAGCGGGGAGCAAAGGTGCGCTGCGTGATGACGCAGGCCGCGCAGGAATTCATAACGCCTCTTTCCGTCGGCGCGCTTTCGGCCGACCACGTCTTCACCGACCTCTTCGACCGGCAGGACGAGCAGGATGTCGGCCATATACGACTTTCGCGCGAGACAGACCTCCTTGTCGTCGCACCGGCCACCGCGGATTTGATGGCGAAGCTCGCGACCGGGCTCACGAACGACCTCGCCTCGACGACGCTTCTTGCCACCGACAAGCCGGTTCTCATGGCGCCAGCCATGAATCCGAGAATGTGGGCGCATCCCGCGACACAGCGGAATTTCGCGACCCTCAAGGCGGACGGCGTGCGCTTCGTCGGCCCCGGCAGGGGCGAGATGGCCGAAAGCGGCGAGGCGGGCGAGGGGCGGATGGCCGAGCCGCTGGAGATCGTGGCCGCGATCGAGGCGATGCTTTATGGCGGCGAAAAGCCGCTCGCCGGAAAAAAGGTGATCGTCACTTCCGGGCCGACGCATGAGCCGATCGATCCCGTGCGTTACATTGCCAACCGCTCCTCCGGGAAACAGGGGCACGCGATCGCCGCCGCGCTGGCGGCGCTGGGGGCGGACGTCCATCTCGTTTCCGGCCCCGTGACGATTCCCGACCCGAAAGGGGTCGCAACCCTCCATGTGGAGAGCGCGCGCGAAATGCGTGACGCTGTTGAGGCGCTGCTGCCCGCTGACGCCGGCATCTTCGTCGCGGCGGTTGCCGACTGGCGGCCTCAGGCGGAGGCCGGAGAAAAGATCAAGAAGGACAGGGGCGCAAACCCGCCTGCCCTGAAGCTCAGCGAAAACCCGGATATCCTGGCCGGCGTCGGACACCACGAGAAGCGGCCCCGTCTCGTGATCGGCTTCGCCGCCGAAACACAGAACGTGGTGGAGAACGCCCGCGCCAAGCTTGCCAAGAAAGCCGCCGACCTGATCGTCGCCAACGACGTTTCGCATGACAGCGGCGTCGGCACGTCCGGCGTGATGGGCGGCGACCGCAACCGCGTCCACATCGTCAGCCGCGACGGCGCGGAGGAATGGCCCGAGGCGAGCAAGGAGGAGGTTGCCCGGAAGCTGGCAGAAAAAGTAACCGAATTCTTCGCGGGAAAGAGCCGCCCATGA
- a CDS encoding DapH/DapD/GlmU-related protein, with the protein MSVKQKKLSETPTVDPTAEVSNSTLGRYTEIGARSRVHEAVLGDYSYIVQDCGVWCAVIGKFSNIAAAVRINATNHPTWRATLHHFTYRASDYWDDAEHEDEFFKWRRDNAVHIGHDTWLGHGSTILPGVTVGDGAVVGAGAVVSRDVAPYTIVGGVPAKLIRPRFERRVAERMQALAWWDWDHQRLRAAVGDFRSLTAEAFLDKYEG; encoded by the coding sequence ATGAGCGTGAAGCAGAAGAAGCTTTCGGAAACGCCGACCGTCGATCCGACGGCGGAGGTCTCCAACTCCACCCTTGGCCGCTATACGGAGATCGGAGCGCGCAGCCGCGTGCATGAGGCCGTGCTGGGCGACTATTCCTACATCGTCCAGGACTGCGGCGTCTGGTGCGCGGTGATCGGGAAGTTTTCCAATATCGCCGCTGCAGTGCGGATCAATGCCACCAATCATCCGACCTGGCGGGCAACCCTGCATCACTTCACCTACCGCGCCTCGGATTATTGGGACGATGCCGAGCACGAGGATGAATTCTTCAAGTGGCGGCGCGACAATGCCGTGCATATCGGCCACGACACGTGGCTCGGCCATGGATCCACCATCCTCCCGGGCGTGACGGTGGGCGACGGCGCCGTGGTGGGCGCGGGCGCGGTGGTCTCCAGGGACGTGGCGCCATATACCATCGTGGGAGGTGTGCCGGCGAAGCTGATCCGCCCGCGTTTCGAGCGCCGGGTGGCCGAACGCATGCAGGCGCTCGCCTGGTGGGATTGGGACCACCAGCGGCTGCGTGCGGCCGTCGGCGACTTCCGCAGTCTTACGGCGGAGGCCTTCCTGGACAAATACGAGGGATGA
- the bfr gene encoding bacterioferritin → MKGDTKVIERLNEALFLELGAVNQYWVHYRLLEDWGYTKLAHKERAESIEEMHHADKLIARIIFLEGHPNLQTLAPLRIGQNVKEVLEADLAGEYDARTSYKLSREICQQAGDYVSMKLFEELLADEEGHIDFLETQLQLFDSIGEQRYGLLNADSAKDAE, encoded by the coding sequence GTGAAAGGCGATACAAAGGTCATCGAGCGGCTTAACGAAGCTCTGTTTCTGGAGCTTGGCGCCGTCAATCAATATTGGGTGCATTACCGGCTGCTGGAGGACTGGGGCTACACCAAGCTGGCCCATAAGGAGCGCGCCGAATCGATCGAGGAAATGCATCACGCCGACAAGCTGATCGCACGCATCATCTTCCTCGAAGGTCATCCGAACCTCCAGACACTGGCGCCTCTGCGCATCGGCCAGAACGTGAAGGAAGTGTTGGAAGCGGACCTTGCCGGCGAATACGACGCCCGCACCTCCTACAAGCTCTCGCGCGAGATCTGCCAGCAAGCTGGAGACTATGTCTCCATGAAGCTCTTCGAGGAGCTGCTCGCGGACGAAGAAGGGCACATCGATTTCCTCGAAACCCAGCTTCAGCTGTTCGACTCCATCGGGGAGCAGAGATACGGCCTGCTGAACGCTGATTCCGCCAAGGACGCGGAATAG
- the phnK gene encoding phosphonate C-P lyase system protein PhnK → MTEEPLLSVRSLSKFYGNRVGCAEVSFDLWPGEVLAVVGESGSGKTTLLNCLSTRLLPTSGIVSYRMRDGSFRDLYRMSEAERRFLMRTDWGFVHQNPADGLRMTVSAGANVGERLMALGERHYGDIRSSAIDWLGRVEIAEDRVDDQPRAFSGGMRQRLQIARNLVTAPRLVFMDEPTGGLDVSVQARLLDLLRGLVQDMGLAAIVVTHDLAVARLLSHRMMVMKDGHVVETGLTDRVLDDPQAPYTQLLVSSILQV, encoded by the coding sequence ATGACCGAAGAACCCCTCCTCTCCGTCCGTTCCCTCTCGAAATTCTACGGCAATCGCGTCGGCTGCGCCGAGGTGAGCTTCGATCTCTGGCCGGGCGAAGTGCTGGCCGTGGTGGGTGAATCGGGCTCCGGCAAGACCACGCTGCTCAACTGCCTCTCCACGCGACTCCTCCCCACCTCCGGCATCGTCTCCTACCGCATGCGCGACGGCTCGTTCCGCGACCTCTACCGCATGAGCGAGGCGGAGCGGCGCTTCCTGATGCGCACCGACTGGGGTTTCGTGCACCAGAACCCGGCGGACGGCCTGCGCATGACGGTCTCGGCGGGCGCAAATGTGGGCGAGCGGCTGATGGCGCTGGGTGAGCGGCACTATGGCGACATCCGCAGCTCGGCCATCGATTGGCTGGGCCGGGTGGAGATCGCGGAGGATCGCGTGGACGACCAGCCGCGCGCCTTCTCCGGCGGCATGCGCCAGCGCCTGCAGATCGCCCGCAATCTCGTCACCGCCCCGCGCCTCGTGTTCATGGACGAGCCCACCGGCGGACTCGACGTTTCCGTGCAGGCCCGCCTGCTCGACCTCCTGCGCGGGCTCGTCCAGGACATGGGGCTTGCGGCAATCGTGGTAACCCACGATCTCGCCGTGGCGCGGCTTCTCTCCCATCGCATGATGGTGATGAAGGACGGCCATGTGGTGGAGACCGGCCTCACCGACCGGGTGCTGGACGACCCGCAGGCGCCGTACACGCAACTCCTCGTCTCCTCGATCCTGCAGGTGTGA
- a CDS encoding VOC family protein, producing MTQQIAPFLMFEGQAEEAMRFYVSAVPSSRIERIERYGSGEEGAEGSVKLAHFTLSGRTFMCIDSPASHAFTFTPSISLFLTCDTPEEVDEIFGKLSQGGGILMPLDAYPFSPRFGWCNDRFGVSWQVTVPTMENF from the coding sequence ATGACTCAGCAGATTGCACCATTCCTGATGTTCGAGGGGCAGGCAGAGGAAGCGATGCGCTTCTATGTCTCGGCCGTTCCAAGTTCGCGGATCGAGCGGATCGAGCGCTATGGGTCGGGAGAAGAGGGTGCCGAGGGCTCTGTCAAGCTGGCGCATTTCACGCTGAGCGGCCGCACTTTCATGTGCATCGACAGTCCCGCTTCTCACGCATTCACCTTCACCCCCTCCATCTCCCTTTTCCTGACTTGCGACACACCCGAAGAAGTCGACGAGATTTTCGGGAAGCTTTCGCAAGGCGGCGGAATCCTGATGCCGCTCGATGCCTACCCGTTCAGCCCAAGATTCGGCTGGTGCAATGACCGGTTCGGCGTGTCGTGGCAGGTTACGGTCCCAACCATGGAGAACTTCTGA
- the phnL gene encoding phosphonate C-P lyase system protein PhnL, with protein MPTPLVVSELSKSFTMHLQGGIRLSVVEDVSFAVKAGECAVLGGPSGVGKSSILKMAYGNYCADGGQIIVSHRGALVDLVSADPRTIMAIRRETIGYVSQFLRVVPRVPALDIVAEPLLAAGEAEEPARERAAALLSRLNLPERLWRLPPATFSGGEQQRVNIARGFITAHPILLLDEPTASLDKANRQVVIEMIVEKKVAGTALLGIFHDQEVREAVADHIIDVTGFAPKRVAA; from the coding sequence ATGCCGACCCCTCTCGTCGTTTCAGAACTCTCCAAGAGCTTCACCATGCATCTGCAGGGTGGCATTCGCCTTTCCGTGGTGGAGGACGTCTCGTTCGCGGTCAAGGCGGGCGAATGCGCCGTGCTGGGCGGGCCATCGGGTGTGGGCAAGAGCTCGATCCTGAAGATGGCCTACGGAAACTACTGCGCCGATGGAGGCCAGATCATCGTTTCCCACCGGGGCGCGCTGGTGGACCTCGTCTCGGCGGACCCGCGCACGATCATGGCCATCCGCCGCGAGACGATCGGCTATGTGAGCCAGTTCCTGCGCGTGGTGCCGCGTGTTCCCGCCCTTGACATCGTAGCGGAGCCCTTGCTCGCGGCAGGCGAAGCCGAGGAGCCAGCGCGGGAGCGCGCGGCGGCGTTGCTTTCCCGGCTCAACCTGCCGGAGCGGCTCTGGCGGCTTCCACCCGCAACCTTCTCGGGCGGGGAGCAGCAGCGGGTGAACATCGCGCGCGGTTTCATCACCGCGCATCCCATCCTGCTTCTCGACGAGCCGACCGCTTCGCTGGACAAGGCCAACCGACAGGTGGTCATCGAGATGATCGTGGAAAAGAAGGTCGCCGGCACGGCACTGCTCGGCATCTTCCACGATCAGGAAGTGCGCGAGGCCGTCGCCGATCATATCATCGACGTCACCGGTTTCGCACCGAAGAGGGTCGCCGCATGA
- a CDS encoding GNAT family N-acetyltransferase, which produces MSGVPVLETERLVLREHRPEDLDAYHALWGDPHVIRFISRAALTREQAWDAIIRHRGMWAVLGFGFWVIEDRQTGKLVGEAGVQERCRDIQPSIEGTLEAGWILRPEVQGRGMAREAMERVIGWAGAAFPGVAFTCIIDPENAPSLKLAERLGFGPVARTSYKEKPNVILQRR; this is translated from the coding sequence ATGAGCGGCGTCCCGGTCCTCGAGACGGAGCGCCTCGTGCTGCGCGAGCACCGACCGGAGGACCTCGACGCCTATCATGCGCTCTGGGGCGATCCCCACGTCATCCGCTTCATCAGCCGGGCGGCTCTGACGCGGGAGCAGGCCTGGGATGCAATAATTCGTCATCGCGGCATGTGGGCGGTTCTGGGCTTCGGGTTCTGGGTGATCGAGGACAGGCAGACCGGCAAGCTCGTGGGAGAAGCAGGCGTGCAGGAACGCTGTCGCGATATCCAGCCTTCGATCGAAGGAACCCTGGAAGCGGGCTGGATACTCCGGCCCGAAGTACAGGGAAGAGGGATGGCGCGGGAGGCGATGGAAAGGGTGATCGGCTGGGCCGGTGCGGCATTCCCCGGAGTTGCGTTCACCTGCATCATCGATCCCGAGAACGCGCCTTCGCTGAAGCTTGCCGAAAGACTGGGATTCGGCCCGGTCGCACGGACAAGCTACAAGGAGAAGCCTAACGTCATCCTGCAGCGCCGCTGA